The genomic window CGCGCGTGCTCTCCTCTGCGCATGCTCTGCTCCTCCCTTCTCCACCAACAATGGCGAATTTCCCCCATCAACGTCGTCCCCTACCTGCCGCAAGGAATGACGGTGGAGCTTGGCCCGGCTGATCGGAAGGTGAGAGCGGACATGGTGGTCAGTGCGGTGCCTCCCCTGCACCACAACTTCTTGGCCATTGCTGAGGCCAATAGGTTCATCCCGCAGCATCAGAAAGAAGCCCTCAGAGATACCATCCAAGGTTTGCTCCATGAGTTTCATTTCTTCCCCACTGAAGTTGAAGATCACGCTCTAGGGCTTGGTATTTTTGGATTTGATGACTCCCTAGTTAGAGATACTGTCGTCAGAACCACCTTTGAACTAGATGAGATGCAAGCTGATGAGCACACGGTGATTTCTTTTGTTCCACATGACGCTGCGCTTAACATGAGGCTTACCACTTTTGGCCCGGAGATTTGGATCTTGTATGTTGGATTTCCCTATGACTATCAAACCCAGCATTACATACATAAGTCTGTGGATACTTTCGGTACTCTACTTGAATGGCATAATCCCAGGAGTGACAGGCGTTTTGTGCTCCTGAAGGCCAGGGTCATTCATCTTAGATTGGTCCCTAAGAGCACTGTGATGAGGCAGATTGGGGGTGCTAGGCAGTGCTGTGCAGTTGCTGTAACTATGTTACGTAGTAGTGATTGGAATGCACACTTACCTGAAGTTCCACCTGCTGGTGAAGATCCACCTCCTGATGATGGTGTTCCACATCCTCTGTTTGGTGAAGGGCTGACTGCTGAGCAAATTTACCAAGCCTAGCTGCACAACTAGATGGCTCAGAATGTAGCTGCTGATCATGCTATGCATCAGGCTAATCAGGCCAATGACAATGTGCAGGTGGACCAGCAGGTTCAGTTTCAGGCGCAATGGGGTGCCTGGCCAGCTCCTCCACCTCCTGCTGTGTACAATTTTCAGGCATGGTTGGCTGCTGAAGGTCTTCAGGTCTCTGATGGTATTTTACCTGAAAACAATTTGCTAGACAGCCCTGCAATGGCTTGGAATGACTCCATATCTTGGCACAGCAGCTCTGAGTCCTCTGCTAGTTCTGATGGGTTTGTTCTTGTGCCTGTCAATGTTATGAATAATCTCTGGAGAAGTAACTTTGATAGCCCTGCCAGTACCTCCTTGGTTCCTATAATACAGCAGCAAGATTCTCTCACAATTGATATCTCTCTGAATAACTCTGGTCTGCACTTCACCATGTCACACCATGGGAACTTGATGGCTTCTATGCTCTTCCACTCAGCCAGACCGGTGAGACAGATCAATGACTTTCTGTGGACTGCCATTAAGCCCGTTATGGCCACTTTTGGCCTATGGAGCTCGGGGCTGGGTTTTAGGGATTGCTTGAAAGTTCATGTTCAAGTTAGCAGCAACAATGATTCCATCTTGATTTCTGCTGGGCATCAGATCACTAGGGATAATGTGGACTGTATATCTGTGGTGCATTCCTGGTCTATCCCTGCCGTGGCTCCGACTGATCCCTCCATGGCTCTGCTCCAGGGAAACCCTAGCTCTTTGCTGATGCCTCCTTCTGATGCTGTTCTGCCTGATGGAGGCACTTCCTCTCATCGTGGAAAAGTGCAGGCACCTGAATGTGAAGTCTTTCTTCGTCGCAGCGCTAGATGCAATAAATATGATGGATTTTGGGTCCATGCTCTAACTGATACCAAGAAGAAGCAATCAAAGGTCAAACCACGCCACACTCCTACTGCTCCCTCCTCGGTGATCATCAGGGAGCTGGACGCTGAAGCAGCCCAGGAAATACCACCTCCTACTCCCATTTAGGTAATTCAGCAGGTGGGTGTCCAAAGGTGCGCCATCCCGCCAAAAGAACTTACTGAAGCGGCTCTCTTGGAGTCCAAGGAGGCAGGGTCTTCGTCATCGGCTTAATTTGCTGGTTTCATAGCTTTATGGGTCTTTTGGTCAATTGGAATGTGTTATGTTGGAACATTCATGGGTTAAACTCTGGTGATAAACAATTAGCACTTTCTAATGCTATCAATGCTAGTGGTTGCTCGGATATATGTTTGCAAGAAACTAAGAAGCCTATGATCGATAATGCTTTTATCAAATCTTGTTGTCCCCGTCGGTTTGACCAATTTGCTTTTGTCCCTTCACATGGGGCTTCGGGTGGAACTGTTACTATTTGGAACAGTTCGGTTTTCTCTGGTACGGTTATTGCCTCGGAAGATTTTGCTCTGGTCATTAAATTTCAATCAACACAGTCCTCCCAAGCTTGGACGCTTGTGAATATCTACGGCCCGTGTCAAGGCAATCCACGTATTAATTACACTAATTGGTTATTCTCATTAAACATACCTGCTAATGATGATTGGCTCCTACTCGGTGACTTTAACTACATCCGCAGCCCTAACATCCGTAGCATTAGTGACATGATTACGTTCAATGATTTCATACGTACACAATCTCTCGTTGAATTGCCAATCAAAGGCCGCACTCATACTTGGAGTAATATGCAACAGGATCCACTCTTGGAGCAACTTGATTGGTTTTTTACATCGTGTAGCTGGACTGATTCATAACCCAGCACTGTTGTTAAACCTCTAGGCAAGCCTGTGTCTGATCATATACCGTGCGTGGTCTCCATTGAAACTTCTATTCCTAGAAGTAAGCTTTTTCGATTTGAGCCTTTCTGGATTCAACACCCTGGTTTTATGGAGGTTGTATAGTCTGCTTGCATAAGCCCGTCCGATCGACCAATAGTGCAACCATTCTTTGTAGAAAATTCAAGCACTTGCGATACTGCCTCAAAAATTGGAGGAAGCACATTTCCCGATTGTCTATAGCCATTACTAACTCCAACAAGGCTCTTGCTGACCTGGACACGCTGGAGAACAGAAGGCCTTTGACAATTCCTGGGGCTAATTTTAGGATTATCCTAAAAGCCCACATCCTATGATTATTGTCATATCAACAACAATATTGGAAGAAACGGTGCACAATTCGATGGGTTCGTTTTGGGGATGAAAATTCCAAATTCGTCAAAGCTATGGCCTCCGAACGCTACAGGAGGAACAATATCGCCTCATTAACTCTTCATGATGGAACAATAATTGATGATCACGCAAGCAAAGAATCTGTCATTTATCACTCTTTTAAAGAAAGACTTGGAACCTCCTCTAAGCATGAGATGAAATTTGATCTTCCCTCCATTATCAAGAGAATTGAGGGGCTGGATGACCTAACTGTGCCATTTACTAGGCAGGAGATTGATCTAGTCATCAAAGAAATGCCTGTGGATCAGGCTCCGGGCCCTGATAGATTTAATGGGGCATTTCCCAAATCTTGTTGGCACATAGTTAAGGAAGATTTCTATGCACCATGTGATCAATTTTTTGAGGGCGGTCTCAACTTGGAAAGTATCAACGATGGATTCATCACCCTCATCCCAAAAACTTCGGCGCCACAAGGAGTTAATGACTTTGGACCAATCACTCTGCTAAATTGTTGTCTTAAGGTCATCACAAAGCTTCTAGCTAACAGGTTACACAAAATCATTCTCAAGATTATTCACCGCAACCAATACGGTTTCCTGAAAAAGAGGTCTATCTAGGACTGCCTTGCTTGGGCTTTTGAGTACATATACCAATGCCAATCTTCTAAAAAGCCAATAGTACTGCTCAAGCTGGATTTTGCAAAAGCGTTTGACACCATCGATCATGAGGCTATGCTGGAAATTATGAAACACATGGGTTTCAATGATAAATGGCTGGGATGGATCAAAACAATTTTCTCATCTGCGAAGTCTTCTATGCTCCTTAATGGCATCCCGGGCAGACAGTTTAATTGTGTTTGTGGGGTGCGCCAAGGTGATCCCCTGTCCCCCCTAATCTTTGTCCTGGCGGCAGATTTATTGCAGGCTGCAATCAACGACTCCTTCCGAAGAAATGATCTTAAACTGCCCTTTCACCGCCCCAACCAATCGGACTACCCGGTGATTCAATACGCCGATGACACTATCATGTTACTTCCTGCGTGTCCGGGCCAAGCTTCGCTTGTCAAAACAATTCTTACTGATTATGCCACTTCGATTGGTCTAAAGATTAACTTCCACAAGTCCACTCTCGTGCCCATGAACTGTGATGCCTCCATCGCTCAGAATATTGCGCAAATTTTTGGTTGCGTGGTGGGAAAGTTACCTTTTACATACCTTGGGCTGCCAATGGGTACTTGTAAACCTACAGTACAAGATCTCATGCCATTGGTTTGTGGAGTTCAACGGAGACTTTCGGCGACGCTGTCAATGATTTCCTATGGAGGGAAATTATCTCTACTCAATTGGGTAATCACGTCCCTTATAATTTTTTCCCTTTGCACCCTCAAACTGCCACAAAAAATTATTGATCTGTTGGATAAAATTAGAAGACAATGTCTCTGGACCAAGAAAACCGATGATGGGGGAAAATGTAACTCTTTAGCTTCATGGCAAATGGTTTGCAGACCAAAAGAGTGTGGGGTCTCGGGGGTCTTGAtttacaaacccaaagtgatgcTTTACTCATGAAATACCTGCACAAATTCTATAATCACTGGGATCTGCCGTGGGTTGACTTGATTTGGTCCACATACTACAATGACAAAAGCCCACACGCTTCAGATCCATGCGGATCGTTCTGGTGGAAAGATGTGCTCAAACTCACATCCATCTATAGAGGAATATCAAAAGTGATCGTTAGCAAAGGAGATACTGTGCCTATGTGGAAAGATCTATGGTTGGATGATGTCCTTGCTAATTCACACCCACGTGCTTTTTCTTATGCCAAACTTGAGGACATCTCTGTTCGAGACTTTCTTGGGTGCACCAATCTCAATGAAACCTTTCATCTACCACTGTCCATGCAAGCACACAATGAGCTACGTCATCTCCAGGAGATCACAACGCATGTTGGCATTGGTGAGGGTGATGACATGGACTCCTGGATCTACGAGTGGGGCTCTGAGATATACACTGCCAAAAGATACTACAATTTCTATTTTCGTGAGGCCACAGCCCATATTAGCTACAAATGGCTCTGGAAATCTTCGGCCACAATGAAAATCAAAGTCTTCGGTTGGCTCCTTCTCTCTGATCGCCTTAACACCAGAAACATGTTGAAGAGAAGGCACTACAACATCGGAAACAATTATGGTTGCATTCTATGTGGCAGCAATGAGGAAGAAACTATTGAACATATGATCTTTACTTGCCACTTCAGTTCAGCCTATTGGGACACTTTGAATATCCACTGGACAGCTAATGGTGAtcgcctcaactggatcaaggaAGCCAAGTCCGTATGGAACAACCAAATGTTTATGGAGATTTTCCTATATTCCTCCTGGAGTTTGTGGAAGGAAAGAAACAACAAGCACTTTAGGAGAATTGACCCCACGGTTGGGTCATGGGCAAGAAGATTTAAAGAGGACTTCTCTTTACTCATACAAAGAGCTAAAGAGAAACACCAACATTTTCTCTCCACTTTTATTCAGTCCTTTGTTGCCCCTTAGTCTAGTACTTACTTAGGCTACCTACATATACCATTAATTTTAACATGGCCATGGATGTAAGGATAtgactttttacatgcatgttgtggctggCCGTGgcaacctttgaacgcggagcagtcgcatgcGCCGGAAAGAAGCGtgggcggcgctctctcggccggcgcgcggTCGGAGCAGTCACGTCCGCTCTGGCTGggtatgaatgcggcactgaccgttccGGGCGGGAaacacgcgcgggtgatgaagaggattcgggttggtcaggagtggGCGCGGCAGCCATCCAGACGCccacaaacaagagatgttgtatgtaaATATTGCTGCGTACATAATTaataacgtaaataatgtgccagttggacaactATGATTGGTTTTTTACCTCATGTAGCTGGACTGGTTCATACCCCAGCACTGTTGTTAAACCTCTAGGCAAGCCTGTGTCTGATCATATACCGTGCGTAGTCTCCATTGAAACTTCTATTCCTAGAAGTAAGCTTTTTCGATTTGAGCCTTTGTGGATTCAACACCCTGGTTTTATGGAGGTTGTACAGTCTGCTTGGGATAATCCCGTCCGATCGACCAATAGTGCAACCATTCTTTGTAGAAAATTCAAGCACTTGCGATACTGCCTCAAAAATTGGAGGAAGCACATTTCCCGATTGTCTATAGCCATTACTAACTCCAACAAGGCTCTTGCTGACCTGGACACGCTGGAGAACAGAAGGCCTTTGACAATTCCTGAGGCTAATTTTAGGATTATCCTAAAAGCCCACATCCTACGATTATTGTCATATCAACAACAATATTGGAAGAAACGGTGCACAATTCGATGGGTTCGTTTTGGGGATGAAAATTCCAAATTCGTCCAAGCTATGGCCTCCGAACGCTACAGGAGGAACAATATTGCCTCATTAACTCTTCATGATGGAACAATAATTGATGATCACGCAAGCAAAGAATCTGTCATTTGTCACTCTTTTAAAGAAAGACTTGGAACCTCCTCTAAGCATGAGATGAAATTTGATCTTCCCTCCATTATCAAGAGAATTGAGGGGCTGGATGACCTAACTGTGCCATTTACTAGGCAGGAGATTGATCTAGTCATCAAAGAAATGCCTGTGGATCAGGCTCCGGGCCCTGATGGATTTAATGGGGCATTTCTCAAATCTTGTTGGCACATAGTTAAGGAAGATTTCTACGCACTATGTGATCAATTTTTTGAGGGTGGTCTCAACCTGGAGAGTATCAACGATGGATTCATCACCCTCATCCCAAAAACTTTGGCGCCACAAGGAGTTAATGACTTTAGACCGATCACTCTGCTAAATTGTTGTCTTAAGATCATCACAAAGCTTCTAGCTAACAGGTTACAAAAAATCATTCTCAAGATTATTCACCGCAACCAATACGGTTTCCTGAAAAAGAGGTCTATCCAGGACTGCCTTGCTTGGGCTTTTGAGTACATATACCAATGCCAATCTTCTAAAAAGCCAATAGTACTGCTCAAGCTAGATTTTGCAAAAGCGTTTGACACCATCGATCATGAGGCTATGCTGGAAATTATGAAACACATGGGTTTCAATGATAAATGGCTGGGATGGATCAAAACAATTTTCTCATCTGCGAAGTCTTCTGTGCTCCTTAATGGCGTCCCGGGCAGACAGTTTAATTGTGTTTGTGGGGTGCGCCAAGGTGATCCCCTGTCCCCCCTAATCTTTGTCCTGGCGGCAGATTTATTGCAGGCTGCAATCAACGACTCCTTCCGAAGAAATGATCTTAAACTGCCCTTTCACCGCCCCAACCAATCGGACTACCCGGTGATTCAATACGCCGATGACACTATCATGTTACTTCCTGCGTGTCCGGGCCAAGCTTCGCTTGTCAAAACAATTCTTACTGATTATGCCACTTCGATTGGTCTAAAGATTAACTTCCACAAGTCCACTCTCGTGCCCATGAACTGTGATGCCTCCATCGCTCAGAATATTGCGCAAATTTTTGGTTGCGTGGTGGGAAAGTTACCTTTTACATACCTTGGGCTGCCAATGGGTACTTCTAAACCTACAGTACAAGATCTCATGCCATTGGTTTGTGGAGTTCAACGGAGACTTTCGGCGACGCTGTCAATGATTTCCTATGGAGGGAAATTATCTCTACTCAATTGGGTAATCACGTCCCTTATAATTTTTTCCCTTTGCACCCTCAAACTGCCACCAAAAATTATTGATCTGTTGGATAAAATCAGAAGACAATGTCTCTGGACCAAGAAAACCGATGATGGGGGAAAATGTAACTCTTTAGCTTCATGGCAAATGGTTTGCAGACCAAAAGAGTGTGGGGTCTCGGGGTTCTTGATTTACAAACCAAAAGTGATGCTTTACTCATGAAATACCTGCACAAATTCTATAATCACTGAGATCTGCCGTAGGTTGACTTGATTTGGTCCACATACTACAATGACAAAATCCCACACGCTTCAGATCCATGCGGATCGTTCTGGTGGAAAGATGTGCTCAAACTCACACCCATCTATAGAGGAATATCAAAAGTGATCGTTAGCAAGGGAGATACTGTGCTTATGTGGAAAGATCTATGGTTGGATGATGTCCTTGCTAATTCACACCCACATGCTTTTTCTTATGCCAAACTTGAGGACATCTCTGTTCGAGACTTTCTTGGGTGCACCAATCTCAATGAAACCTTTCATCTACCACTGTCCATGCAAGCACACAATGAGCTACGTCATCTCCAGGAGATCACAACGCATGTTGGCATTGGTGAGGGTGATGACATGGACTCCTGGATCTACGAGTGGGGCTCTGAGATATACACTGCCAAAAGATACTACAATTTCTATTTTCGTGAGGCCACAGCCCATATTAGCTACAAATGGCTCTGGAAATCTTCGGCCACAATGAAAATCAAAGTCTTCGGTTGGCTCCTTCTCGCTGATCACCTTAACACCAGAAACATGTTGAAGAGAAGGCACTACAACATCGGAGACAATTATGGTTGCATTCTATGTGGCAGCAATGAGGAAGAAACTATTGAACATATGATCTTTACTTACCACTTCAGTTCAGCCTGTTGGGACACTTTGAATATCCACTGGACAGCTAATGGTGAtcgcctcaactggatcaaggaAGCCAAGTCCGTATGGAACAACCAAATGTTTATGGAGATTTTCCTATATGCCTCCTGGAGTTTGTGGAAGGAAAGAAACAACAAGCACTTTAGGAGAATTGACCCCACGGTTGGGTCATGGGCAAGAAGATTCAAAGAGGACTTCTCTTTACTCATACATAGAGCTAAAGAATAACACCAACATTTTCTCTCCACTTTTATTCAGTCCTTTGTTGCCCCTTAGTCTAGTACTTACTTAGGATACCTACATATACCATTAATTTTAACATGGCCATGGATGTAAGAATATGACTTTGTACTAAACTTTTTGATACTTTAATTCAATAtatacagtaggagcctctcctacggTTTCAGGTGTCAAAAAGGAgcgggaggacagctagctgtagcacggactcccaagaactttttacatgcatgttgtggccggccgtgacaacctttgaacgcggagcagtcgcgtgcgcCGGAAAGCAGCGCGGGCGGCGCTCTTTCGGCCGGCGTGTGGTCGGAGCAGTCACGTCCCCTCTGGCTGggtatgaatgcggcactgaccgtttcgggcgggaaacacgcgcgggtgatgaagaggattcgggttggtcaggagtggGCGTGGCAGCCGTTCAGACGCccacaaacaagagatgttgtatgtaaATATTGCTGCGTACATAATTaataacgtaaataatgtgccagttggacaactatgattggagatggagatagaattttacgtaaacacggatatgcatgtctatgtctatgtgtgtgcgcgCGACGACTCTAGCGACTACCCGTACACACCATCAATGTCTCGTTCTCCCAACACACACACAAACTTAGCACCGCTTCATTTTGTTCCTAGGATAGGAATATCTTACGAGTGGGAAACAACTGTATTACAATTACAGAATTGATATACCACAAGATTGAATGAACTAAATCCTAGGTGGCTATGGCGATAATGGTTCTCCCACCTACGGGCTAAACCATATGGTTTACATGGATACTAGGGGTACCTAGGGATACACATGGTTGATCTCCATCAAGGGATAAACATGATGGTTTCGCTACCAGACGTGGAGGATACGCCAAGACTTCGGAAGTTTCCTTCTAGCACCGGGTTGCCTGTAGTCCGGCCTTCCTTTAATGATCCAAGagcggcccaccagtccggcccatgagaGATAGGCCAGCAGCCCaatgaccccttagtccatgacacactcaccggtccacccacatatcaaattattaaagtagcgaacacgaatatACTAAACATCATGAAATTGACTTGACCGTAATTCACATGTGTCTTCGAGAACACTTTGCTTCTTATTAGAGAACTTCCCAATTTGTCCTTtattacaaaaaggattgggtcaccttacTGCACCTTTGTTACTGGCGCTAATTGTTACTTGTTAAGAATTTTCTTGCTACTAAACTATCTGTGACCTctatttcagtacttgcaaaggatgagcatgatgaaaacatCTTGGATCAAGAGTTTGATTTTCATGGTGAAAATGTTCAGTTGAGTTGAGCATGTCCATTAACGTTTGCAAAGTTCACCCCATTTCATACTGAAATGTGTGATTAAGCAGCTCACTTTCAACTTCAAAATAATTTGATTTAGCATATGTGGACTCATTGTGAACCAACAGATATACCGGCTCTTTTTCCTTCAATGTACTTGCGACAATTAAAATTTATCTATTTGTAAGCAATGAGTTTTTATTTGGTTGTAAACTATTTATTATTACGATGTAAAAAATATGTGATTTATTTTGTTTCAACTATCTGCAATATTCTCTTTTTAATTGGATTTATATGCATGAAAGTCTAAATGGGTTGACCAGTTGGGCGCATTGGCTAGATTTGGGCAGATGCGGCCTGACGGCGTATCTCCAACCATTCCAAACGGATAAATAGCGGGCCAAATCTTTGTCCGTTTAGATCGGCGCATTAGAGTTGGCCTTTGGCACGAATGACAAGATTTACTATGATTTAATGAGCCATGCAAAGCGAGCCGACATTTCTCATCGACTGCGATTTAAAATCCGGCAAAATACCAAAGTAGTGTATTACAACTTCGTAATCTCACTTTATTAAAACAATTCATATATATAGAAAATAAGTACATGTAGTATTCATCGTAGTGTCAAACTCTGTATGCCCGCAATAAAGAAAAGACTCTTTATGCCGGCCGTGGTTTCTTATTTGGCCAGGTCGTGCTTGTTGTCGTCCTCCTTTCCGTAGGCGGAGACGGGGAAGGTCCTTCCCAGTCCGGTGGGCGTCTTGAACGTGATCTTTGAGTGGTCGTTCTTGTCGATGTACATGTCGCAGACGGTGACCCAGATGAGGAGCTCCTTGCTCTTGACCCCCGTGATGCACTTCATCTTGCGGTCCTCGACAAAGGCCGTCACCTCGGTGGCGTACGAGACCAGCCTCCCGATCTGCTTGAAGGTGTGCGTGAGCGCCTTCTTTTGGCGCAGCCACACGAAGCCCGTGGAGCGGTTGTAGCCGACCTCCTCAATGTCCGCCAGCGGCAGCAGGCCCAGCGGCATGTTCGTCTCGGCCAGCAGCTCCACCGCCTTCTCTGCGCACTGCGCCGCGCCGTGGTACACCTCCGCCCCCTCCCTGTTCACCCCGATCACCTGCGACGCCATCTCGATGGATTAAATTTAATCTCTCGAAGCAAACTCTGGCTCTACTCGACGCTCGGGAGATGCAGGGGACTTATTGGTCTTGGGGGCTTGTTGATTGATGCAGGTTGGGAGGGGCGGATTTATAGGCATCGACGCGAACTATATGAGAAATTGTACTACTGTTCATTGGAATGCTTACCTCAGGAGCAAAGAGGGTGAGAAAGCAAATGTCTGAAGTTGATGCATGACACTCCAGCGACCTGTGTCAACGTCGTGTCGAGTATTGGGAGCGATCCGGCGGATGGAATGGCGTTGCTGGTAGTTGAATTAATACTCCTGCCAGTGATGCTAGCTAGCACGCGTCTGATGGGACACTTCTTGGTCCAGTGCAACCGCCCGAGTTATTCTGCGTATTTTAGGGGTGTTTGGTTTAGAGACTTTTTAGTCctagagactagaaaaagtccctaaaatGTCTCTAGGAACCAGACGGGAGGGATTTTTtgtacagggactagaaaaagactctactggaGACTTTTTTTTGATTAGTTCTCGGACTAGAAAAAGTCCaaggacttctgaaccaaacacccccttactCAACCAGCGTGATGCATGATGCGTTGCCTCTTAAAAAACTACTAGAAATACACAAACTCAATTAATTTGACTAAAAAATGACCGAACATCTAACTGCAATTTGACTTAGGATGCCGGCGGCCAGCGTGCTGGCCCAAGATGGATGCATGGACAATTTTACGTGTTGTAACTGTAAACCACCGCGACTGCTTCCTCCCTTGCACCTTCAGCGTTTGATGGATTCGATGATAGGGCTTCGGTCTCTCTCCGTAGCCAGGTTGAGTCTTTCACATTGCTCGTATAGGAAAACACATCGCTTATTTGTTTCACGCCAATATTTCATAGCAGTCGGTTTATAGTAGACAGCTAATAATGGATGAATAATGATTTTCATAGAAGTAATAACTAATTACTATGGGAAAATGCATACTCTCACTGGTCGACGACTATGTACAAGCTTCCGTCTAAAGCTACAGATGTTAAGGAAGGAATGACACTATCGCTTTGCTTTGGGGGACTATATATATGGAACGTGCATGGCTAAATCATGCAAGAGCCATGTATGTAGTCATGAGTATAACATGTGTGACCCAAACAAATGGATGGGCTGCTGCAGTTGGGCCTGATTAAACGTATAGTTCACAAAGTTTGGAGAGACAAGCTTGGCATGCAAAATGCATGCCTCTACGTACCTAAGCTAGTACCAATACTGGTCTATTTGGAGATGCAAAAAAGACgttattttcagaaaaagaaaaaaattcataaTCCCACGATTCTAGTGTGAGTATTTTGTAACTAGATCATGGATTGGTCTATTTTGTTGAAGAAAAAAACCGAGAGGGAAACCTACTGCAGCTTGGAGCAAGATTGGTAGAACAGGTTGGCAAATGAAATATATCGGGCGGCGCACGAATGGAGACCAGGAGTGCTACGACTTGGTGGCTGACAAAGATGGCAGAATCGTGAAGGTTGTTGCGTTTGGCCATAGGCCCTGGCTCTATCTGGTTCTAGTTCTTGAATAACTGCTGTCCTTAGACCTGTTATATAATGGCCGCTTTTGTTGGCAGGTTTTTTTGTTTGCTCTGTAATAGATAACAGAACCTAGGTTATGTGGGATGTTAGTTGTCTCTTCAGTAGCGCTGTTTGATGTAATTCCTTAAGAATTTATGGTTTATAAAATCGGAGGGGGAGCCTCTCTTTTGCTCAAAAGAATGATGTTACTATTATTCTACAATAAAGTACACCAGAATATACTATGTTTGTATGTTTATTATGGTTAGAGACAAAGATATTTCAGTATTAACCACGCCTCTGATAAGTGAATCTCTATCTCTATGTGCACGTCAGGGCGCATGTGCAGAATTGGCACTACGTAGCAGCTGCATCGAATCTCTAGGCGCGTCCGTCCTAAATGCAATCTCAACATCATCTTTTAAGATCAAATTgctagaagggagagagaggaggtggTGTAATAGTTTGTTGTATTGTTTGAGCCttatgggcatatatataggagtacatgatcatcttggagtacaaggcaaagtagaataatatccta from Triticum aestivum cultivar Chinese Spring chromosome 3B, IWGSC CS RefSeq v2.1, whole genome shotgun sequence includes these protein-coding regions:
- the LOC123066936 gene encoding uncharacterized protein; the encoded protein is MASQVIGVNREGAEVYHGAAQCAEKAVELLAETNMPLGLLPLADIEEVGYNRSTGFVWLRQKKALTHTFKQIGRLVSYATEVTAFVEDRKMKCITGVKSKELLIWVTVCDMYIDKNDHSKITFKTPTGLGRTFPVSAYGKEDDNKHDLAK